The Silene latifolia isolate original U9 population chromosome Y, ASM4854445v1, whole genome shotgun sequence sequence CGTTCCTCTCCTGCCACAAAACAATTGTTCTCTCGAATCAAACTATTCACCGAAATAACACGgactttcaaaaaaataaaaagtcaTAAGAAATTTAAGTCAATTTGAAAGGGGCCGGGTTGTTCGAACCCTTTCGCTTTGTTTTTTAGTTAAGGCTAAGTCTGACGAGAATAATATTCTACCACAAGCAATTCATTTATTTTCAAACCGACCCACTTACTATCTATTATTTGATTGATTAATCCTTTATACGGAAATGGGTCAAGAGTCAAATGTTTGGGCACTTCCTCAGGGGGGGATGAAtcaataaaattttgaattagaGCTCTGTTCATCATTTGCCGTATATTTTTCATAGATCATTTGGTTTGATAAATACTCCTTCTGTCAAACTTATCTCCACAGTCATTTGCCACGTCTTTTGTTCAATAAATTATGTGTATAAAAGGAGATACATTAATTTTATACAAATTATTATATTGTGAGTATATTTCTTTTATGAATTACGTAGTAttaaatattttatgtgaatatgcTTTCTTATCCTTAAACAAAATACGTTAGACATCTTTACATGGTTATTTGTATTATTTGTACAATTGTACTCTAGAGTTTGGAAAGAGTTATAATGCTTTACCTTATATAGTTAATATATGATGTTAATTAGGATTCTTTATAGGAGTATATAAGGTATTATCAACATAACCTTCATCTATATCATtgatttctatgcattttttaGGTTTTGCTCGGCCTTGCCAACTTAATATTAGCTCCCTATGATATACCAAAATCTGTTTCCTAATACCGGTCCAAAATCTGTTTTCTAATTATCCCGGTAGAAGATAAACAATAATGGATGGAGCTCAGGAAATAATCGAGGTGGGGATAGACGCAACGAGGCCACAGACGCGTAAGAACGAAGCAGCCTAGTATTACATTATCCCAAGGACCACCCAGATCAACGAGTCTCGCATGCAAGGATAAGGGTACAGCCAACGAGTCTTGCATAGACTGCTATGCGATCATGTGCTACGTGAATGGTAAGATAGGGATTAGAAAATTAAGAGCCAAAGATGAATTTGTTCCCTACTCAACTCCAAATTACTTAGATTAGAGATTAGAGAATGCATAAACTATATGTACTATGCTATTTATACACGTAGCATGTGCAAGTACAGTTGTGCAATGTTCCAACTACAACGTTTTATAGGGCTCCCTCTCTTCTTTGATATTGTGCAAGAGTTTTCGATTTGTTTCTATGGTTCTATCCATATATCACCAAGTTATTTATGTGCCAACATTTTCAAATGTCTAAGATTATATAAAGTAAACCTGAACATTATTTTAAAATCGTGTTAAATTCAACCTAATTTCAGTATACGGGTGAAAACATATATACATGTATACGAGTACGATTGTGTTGGACTTTAAGACAATTGCTCACTTAATAGGTTTCCCGGTTTGGTGAATCTTTTGATTTAATACTCCCCTTCATTAAATTCAACATGATTTTGAATTCAAAATTCTCACTTAAGTTTTGCAAATTATACTTAAGTTAATATTGATTGGtgaaatttaaaataaataaataaattattttaaagagATAAAGTATAATCCACTATGGTAGAATTTGTGTGTCGTTATAATTTTTGAGTTAATGTATTACTAATATTAGACTTTTAATTTGCCGCTCATGTAAAAAGAAGATTGTTCCAAGGTGCGATATAACATATAAATAGCTAATGTATAATCCATCGCTCTTTCAATGTTTATATGTACAAAGTACATTGGTCCAACGTGCATTTAATGGCTCGGGTGTGTCGCCAGTCATCATTCAAATTCAAAGCTACTCCTCCGTTATATAGGTAAGCTCAGGTACGGTGTAATCTCGCACAAAATAGTGTCAAACTCCAACTCCATGCAAGTCTGAAGCTGATGGGGATGAATTTTCAGGTGTAGTTCTTCATTCTGTGGGACATGCAAAATCATACTTAACTCAGCTTGCCAAAAAAGCTTGTATGGTTGATGTGCGTATTTCTGTCTTGGGCAAAGCTACTAATGGATCTGGTTTTCATATCAAAATTGCTGAGGAAGATGGTTTGAGTTCAAGTGATGATTCTCCTGTTCGTGGGAAAGGTGTTGCGGAGGTTGGCCTTCATCAACCTCCTTGTCCACCATGAATGGGCTCCTATGGAATTGTAGGGGTTTAAACAATGCTCTCTCCCCTATTATTCCGAAACTAAGAGCGCttattagtaataataattatgACTTTATCTTCCTTAGTGAGACTAAATGTAATGCAAGCTTAGTTAGCCTTATGTTTCGTAATGTGGGTTTTGTTGAGTCCGTTGGTGTTAATGCCACGAGAAGTTCTTGTGGCCTATGGTGTGGCTGGAAGAAGGGCTTGATGATGAGATGTGTAACTACATGTAATAACTTCATAATCCTTTTGAATGAAATGAATGCTTCTTTGCCTTGGTACCTCATTTTGTTTTATGGTGAGCCCGAGCAATCTCTTCGTATGCAAGTGTTTGAGCTTTCATGGTTAGTTTCCCTCGAACATCCGTTTGTCATTGTAGGAGATTTTAATCAGGTTTAATTTAGTTGTGATAAGTTAAGTTCGAAGACGGGTAGTATTGCGGGGGCAATGAGCTTCCATAATTGGCATGTTGAGCATGAACTTGTAGATATTCCGTTTAAGGGGCCGCGATTTACGTGGTGTAATAATAGGAAAGGTTTTAAGCGGGTTTATGAAAGAATTGACAAGGCTTATGGTTTGAAGGATTGGTTTAATCATTTTCCTAATACTGGTGTTAAACATTTACCCATTCAAATTTCGGATCATGCCCCCATTGAACTATGTTTTAACCTTGTTAAAAACTCGTGTAAGAAGCCGTATAAAATTGAATCATGGAATTTGGATAATGAGGAGTGTTTGTCTTTGATTCAGAAAAATTGGAAGTCTGTGTTTGTAGGTACTTCTCCGTTTCGATTGGTAAGGAAATTAGCTTTTATCCGAATTATGTTGCGAAAATGGTCTATTGAGAAACGAAAGGCTTGGAGTAAGGAGTGGGATTGTTTTGATGAACGAACTGTGGAAGCTATGAATTACAGTGTTATTACTGGAAATTCTGATTTAGCAATCCAAGTTAACAATGAGGTCACAGAATTTGCTAGAGCTGCGGCTTTGTATTGGAAGCAGCGTGCGAAGATGAATTGGGCTGTTGAGGGGGATACTTGCACTAAGTTCTTTTTCAATTGGGTCAAGAGTCATGCGGGTAGCAATTTTATTCTAGGTATCAAAGATTCGATGGGGAATTGGAGTTATGACCCAATTTGTATTGGGAATCTCTTTTTCACGTACTTTTATGATATTTATAACCCGGACCCCGTTGATACTGCCGTGGCTTCGTCGTCTTCACTTGATTTTCCCAGGCTAGCTGATTTTGAAGTGCTCTTTCAACAGGTTAGGTCTAAAGTTAAGGAGGATGATTTAGATTTTTTGTCCAAGCCTTTTACTTCTAAAGATGTGAGACGTGCGGTTTTCCAAATCGGAGCTTTGAAATCTCTGGGTCCAGATGGCTTCCCTGTTTGTTCTTCCAGAAATGTTGGCATTTTGTGAAGCATGATGTTACTTCGGCGGTTTTGAATATTCTCAATAATGGTGTGGTTCTTAAAGAGCTTAACATGACTTTTATTGCACTTATTCCGAAATGTGATAGCCCTGAAAGGGTCAAGGATTTTAGACCTATCAGTCTTTGTAATGTTATGATGAAGGTGGTCACACGTTGCATTACTAATAGGATGTCTAGAGTTATGAGTTATTCGGTTGGAGATTACCAAAATGCTTTTGTTGCTGGCAGACATATTGGGGATAACGTTCTCCTTACGTATGAAGCGATTAAGAATATTAATAAGCATTCTTCTGGGGCTTGTGGGAAATTTGCTTTTAAGGCGGATATGAGTAAGGCTTATGATCGTATTCGTTGGAATTTTCTCCAACGTACTCTTCTTTGTTTCGGGTTTCCTAATGGTTTGATTAATCTTATTATGAGTGTTGTTACAACGGTTTCGTATGAAGTGTTGGTTAATGGTGCTCCTTTAAAGCAATTTCAGCCTAGGTGCAGATTACGTCAGGGAGACCCGCTATCGTCGTATCTGTTTATTCTATGTATGGAAATTCTGTCTCAAAATGTTCTAGCAGCTCAAGCTAATGGGTCTATCTATGGTGTTAAATTATCGAGGAATGCTCCCCCTCTTTCGCATTTATTATTCGCGGATGAATCAGTCTTCTTTCTTCTTGATAAGGAGGAGGCTTATGGTAAGCTTAAAAAGATTTTGGATAATTTCTGTAGTGCGTCGGGTCAGCTTATGAATGAGTCTAAGTCTGGTATTCTGTTCAGTCCAAGCACCACGTTGCGTTTGGTTCAAGAGGGTCTGAGTGTCTTGCGCATATCGGACAATAAGGGTATTGGTCGATACTTGAGTATTGATACTGATATTGGGTCGTCTAAAAAGGATATTTTTAATGcgctcattgaaaaggtaagacGGCGTATTTCGTCTTGGAATGCTATCTTTCTCTCACCTGCGGGTCGGTTGACTTTGATCTCTTCTGTTTTGTCTGCCTTATCGAATAATGTCCTATCGGTATTTAAgataccggtaagtgtgactaATAAGATAAACTCCTTATTATTACATTTTTCGTGGGCTGGAACGAGATCGAGGCCTACTATTCATTGGTGTAGTAAAAATTTTATTAGTCTTCCTAAGTCGGAAGGTGGTCTCGGTATTCGGAACATTCAGTGTATGAATCAGGCACTTCTGGGTAAATTAGCTTGGAAAATCCTGTTTGTGAAAGACTCTTTGATTAGTCGTGTTTTCTATGAAAAGCTCATTTGCAACAAAGATCTAGTGATGCCTGGGTCTTTGAAATCTTGTTCTTACCAGTCTTGGGGTTGCAAGAGTTTATCTCATGGTATGGAGTTGATTTTGTCACATTTGGGTTGGAAACCTGGTGTCCGTTCAACTCTTAATGTTTGGAATATTGGCTGGGTTGGTGGATCTGTTCCGCCTCAAATTACTAGCTTGGGATTTCCTCCGCCGGGTTCTATGCTGAATTTCACTGTTAAAGATCTTCTAACTCCTTCGTTGTGTTGGAATCATGATCTTATCTTTGAATTGTTTGAGCCTGAGTGGGCTCGTCGGATATGTGCCATGCCGATTTGTGAAATTGCTGTTGATGATTGTATTTTATGGAAGCTTACTGATAGaatttttaatctcattaatttacatattcatatatgtgacattttaatttagtcataaaattaaaactagatcttatgcatgcaaacttaaataagaatagagaagaaatcgtctttcttactatgggagtttcggatttttaggcacaaatgagttctccttctcacttgttcttgagctttccttatatggatgaacaaaggatccaaagaagaatccctcccaaagtgaatacccaagataatcacttaaaagactaatattattagaactagaacaatattaatcttacaaaaaattgacccaaaatatttgttttggtctcttgtaatttcggtcaagagaaaggatttttggagtttttatctctctaaatttttcataagatgtagagagaatttttataatttcttacactagaaattatgttgtgaagaagtgaataattagaggaaaaacaATTGGCATTTTAGACCtccaaaaaccggttggcatagggagagtagagccaatgcatgagcttgttattctacccaagaaagaataggtatgcatggctatattaggtttCAATCatcatgctttccacttaaacataattaacataatttaaacataatactccctcctttttttcggcacttacataaaatgggaggtccattttatattttgtcatttgtcaattgtcacatgtcactagtcatgtgaaattgtcatgtatttttaacatattaaaaatcaacgtattaataaaaatacgtcatgtacaaaatcgacttagtaattcataattacttgtaccaaaacggtttatcaattataaatcacaacgtcttgtatttataataaattattcattcagtttcaattgtttcgtaaacaataattttatctaagtaataaaacaatttgattacttagaccgtatcttatttaatcgaattacattAAGATatgtcaataatactcacaaaatcgtccgtcaattttaagcaatttaattaacccgtatcgacatacaatcaattaaataatcaattaagagtgtcaccctttaggtataacctaaggggatcaactgatcaccaccgtcgcatgacagtaatgtcaaactctagtcagccaatcattaccgatatgtgtggaccagttgactgtaaaatattacatcccatatgtattcttaaaatgagatttaaacatgtgatcatcatgatcgagtTGTGATAaatattattgtcggaggacacatattccaacaatctcccacttgtcctcgacaagtgtgcgtcaccaattctcttgtcctattactatctcccactcaatgaaaggtgtctttcaggtcgtacttgtaagtgatcatatcgagagtggtttcctcgatctggagaataattgattgaccggaattttctaccatagatactttccgagcgtggccacgcatttccagttcattactcctcgagtggccctgagatattgttataactctgacaaggggtggacaattcctatcgcacttattcccttcgactagccacaaccatcataacccaaaatatgcccatttgaccccatttacgaaggtcgtagtaacataaatcaaagttaatctgaaactgtgccaccttaggcgaacagtctttagtcaaaagaatcgactcattagaatactatagtagctctcgccacgaccaggctatataaatttgccagaactctataagcggtcataaggcccgacaaagtgttcctttgatctgcctatgtgatcgactagtcatctcacatgactccatggcacttgaaattgccatcaatcgcatcacactctagtcacttcgagacgtcacctcatgtaagtgactatgggtgaatacaatgctaatccgtgttcactctaacggggttcaattgtctctacaacccgtttgaatgtaacaaagtataaggtgagtttataataactcaaacgacgaatgtcgacatcacattcgggtagtcaataccatattacaaccttgtgatgtatatcgtaagtgtgtaaacactagtcgtttgcaacatgagtttaacataccatctgtccatgtgttcaaactcttgaattgcattttcctttattttcatgtttttctcacatagcatgaac is a genomic window containing:
- the LOC141631667 gene encoding uncharacterized protein LOC141631667; this encodes MSFHNWHVEHELVDIPFKGPRFTWCNNRKGFKRVYERIDKAYGLKDWFNHFPNTGVKHLPIQISDHAPIELCFNLVKNSCKKPYKIESWNLDNEECLSLIQKNWKSVFVGTSPFRLVRKLAFIRIMLRKWSIEKRKAWSKEWDCFDERTVEAMNYSVITGNSDLAIQVNNEVTEFARAAALYWKQRAKMNWAVEGDTCTKFFFNWVKSHAGSNFILGIKDSMGNWSYDPICIGNLFFTYFYDIYNPDPVDTAVASSSSLDFPRLADFEVLFQQVRSKVKEDDLDFLSKPFTSKDVRRAVFQIGALKSLGPDGFPVCSSRNVGIL